TCAGGAAGCATCAAAGCAATCGGTTTGGAAGTGGCTGATATCAACCTGACTGCATCCTCAGGAAGTATTAAAGGCGAAGGATTGACCGGGGATGTGAGAGCCCAGGTGAATTCGGGAAATATTTCCCTGATCGATGTGGAAGGAGATGTGGAATCCAAGACCTCTTCCGGAAGCCTAAAACTGGAAGATATTCAGGGTCTGGTCACCGCCAAAGCCAACTCCGGTTCCATGAAATTTATCAATGTAAAAGAACTCGGAGAACTGACAGTAACCTCAGGCAGTATCAGGGCTGAAAGTTCCGGTTTGGGAGAAAACAGCACCTTCAACGCCAACTCCGGCAGCATCACCATCCAAACCAACTCCAACCTTGAAGATTTCAACTTTGACCTCAGCGCCAATAGTGGCAGTGTCAAAGTAGGAGATGATTCTTCAGGGAAGAAATTGAATATTGATAATGGATCTTCCAATACCGTAAGAGGGAAGGTGAGTAGTGGGAGTATAAGGATTTGGAATTAGGGGGGAGAGAAATGGAAAATTTTAAAATTGAAAAAAAATGTCCGCCGTGGTGGATTGGAAGATTTGGGGGATTGATAATTCGAAATTGAAGATTCGATGTTAGGTATTCGATATTATAGATAGGGAAATTGTATTCATTCAAACATTTATCAACGAATAAGTAAAATTCTTCCTCCACTCCAGATTGCTCTTGGTACACATATCCATAAACTCCTTAAAATCTTGAGGGTTGGCAAATACCTGACATCCTGCAGACCAAGCGTCGACCTGTTGAGATTCCCGATGTTCGTTGGCCCTGTGGATATTGATGCCAAAAATTCCTGTAAATTCCCTTCCGTTATCAAAGTCAAGGATATTGTCCCAGTTATTGTCTCTGATTACAGTCACAGGATTGGCCTGAACCAATGCCCTGTATTGTTTTTTATGATAGCCGATTATGTGGGAGTCTTTATATTGCCCTTTTTTGAGGATGGCTGTACCGTTTGAATTTCCTTTTTTATTTAGATTCAGAAGTGGACCTGTCCCTGGATCGGTGGTGATTTTGTACTTTTTGATATGCCAAGTGCCATTGAATTTCCAGAACACAACCAAAGAGTCATCAAATTTATTAGGGATATGATTGGGTGTCCTCAATCCCAAAATATTGAGATTATAATCCTTGCTGTCATCATAGTTGATGGAATACCCTTCTTTCTCCATCATCCGTATATAGGTGGATATTTCTGAGGAAACTTCTTGGGAAATAGGTGCTTCCGGACTTGGTTGAATCTGAACATCAGGTGGTTTGGTTGTGGCTTCTGAAGTCAGTTGGGGGTTGATTTTTTTAAGTTCAGGTGGAGAAAGGTGGTTTATTTTGGAAAATAATTCAGAAAGCCTATAGATTTTTCCCGTAGGATTGGGATAATATTTTGCAAAGTTGAATGGTTTATTGGATGGCTGTTTCTTCTCTTTCAGACTTAGCCTGATTTTATCCATATCCAAACAGGGACATTGTTTGGAGGCATATCCAGAAAATTCAGAATGCCCAAAGACATTTTCAGGCTCAATGCTCAATTCCCTCATCAACCATTTCGTCAAGGTATTCAATGACTTCCATTGTAAATCTGTTGGCTTCTCTGTTCGGAAATCTCCTGTGAGGCAAATACCCACCGAAAATCTGTTGCTATTACCAACATGGTAAGTTGATTTTTCAATTTCATTGCACCACTTCATTATCCCATCCTTTTCAATCACAAAATGGTAACCCAATCCTGGCCAATTGTTAGTGGCTACATGATATCTTGCAAAAGCTTCCGCACTACCTGATTTTGTCAGGCTATGGTGGATGGCAATATAGGTAACTGATTTGATGGGTCTGTAACCATATTCCTTGGAATGATGCTTTTTAAGCAACATCCTGACATCTTTCATTCCAGGTATTTCTAAAGGATCTACCATGTTTCTTGGAATTTGACCTTGTAACTGATTTTGCCCTCAAATTTTGAAAATGTGACCAGCAATCTTCTGGCGTTTTTCTCATTTGGAGTGCAAACTAAATAGAGTTGGTTTTCATATTTGGCCGGATATTTTGCCTGAAGTAGTAACTGAATAGCTACAGGAATCCTTACCCATATAGAATTGGAAATGGGTTTTAGAAACATTTCAATTTCCAAGTTTGACCAATCCAAAAACCTGTCCTGATACCAGCCTTTAGTAATATCCTTGTCCACAAAAGTCGGAATCTGATAATGGTTTAAATCCGCTTTTACCTGCTCCACAAAGTCAAACCAATAGGTGGATTGGAGTTCCCGGGAGGAAATATCCATTTCCAAAATTTCCCTTTCAATGGTTTTTACCCATCCCACTATGGTATCAACTTGCTTGGACACAACTACCCTCCTTGCTCTGCTCCTTCCAAATCACTATCTATCCCCTGGACCATCCAATTGATTACTTTTTCCAGACCCTGTGGCAAGCCTGTCTCACTGACATGCAATTTGATGAGCAATTTCCCACTTTTATTGATGGTGTTTTCTTGGGACTGAGAACTGGAAACAGAACCGCTTAGTCCGATATCAATAAATTTAGCGAGAAATGGAGAACCTCCAATTTTGAAATCTCCTCGCTTCTCTTTCTTTGATTTATCCTCGAAAATTTGAGAAATAGAATATTCAAACTCCACACTTAATGAATCAAAGTTGAGGTTAGGCACTTTTGTTAAAGCAAGATAAGGAACTAAAATTTCTTTGGTTTCATCACTTGTGGTGGTGTTTCCATTGTTATCTGTAGCTACCTTTTTAATTTTTCTTTCAAACTTTTGGTTACCCATACCTATCAACTCCCTGATAAATTCAATAGTAGTTATTGATGCCAATTTGTGGGCCTCTATGGTGCTCCTCAATGGAGCCGAAATAATAAAGTCCAATGGGACTTGTTTGAATTCAGCGGGGTCAAATGTAATTTCTGCCATAATTTTTTAATGTTTTGGGATTAAAGATCATTTTTAATTTTGGTGGATTGTGTTAATGAAATAAGGAGGTTAGAAAGCCCTTGTGGTATTGGGGTGGATTCTACTTCTACTTTTATGCTGATTCCAGCACTCGTTTTTTTGGAATCCTCAGAACCTATTGTTCCCTTGATTCTTTTTGGGCCAATGAACATCCAGGGTCTTATAGAATCTCCTGATCTGCCAGGTTGCATTTGTTCGTAATTTTCATATTTGGAGTCCACAGACATAAAAAAATCGAAGGAAGCAGATTTGATTGCCAAGGGTTGAACAGGTACAAGGGCCAAAGCAGGAACTGAAATTTTATGTTCCACATTATTCCCATCAAAATACTTGAAATCCATGCTATACATTTCATCCAAAAAACCAGTATCGGCTTGATTTTTGACGAGTTTATCATATTCCTCTTTCTCATCGGAGGATAATTTTGGCTTGTTTTTAAGGAAATAGTACCGTTCCTTGGTTTTCAATATTTCTTCTCTATATTTTAAATCTTCCAGTTTTTCATCAAATTCAATTTGTTCCTCACCTGCTTCCAGTTTTTGTCCGTGCACGTTTAATCCTTTTTCTTTGAATTCCATTAATCTTGCCTCTTCAATTTCCAGGTCCCGTTTTGAATACTTGTCCTTAAACCCAATTTGAAGGATAAAATTGAGCAAGGCTCTTCCTGCCTGTATCTGAACTTCAAACAGGCTATTGATGGGTGCCAGGAGGGCCGCTGAAAGGGTTAATTTATCATCAATTGCATTATTGGAAATAGTTTTCTTGTCTTGTCCTGCTGCCATTTTTGTTGGTTATTAGGTTGTAATTGAGTTTTTGGTTGGTAAGAATTTGTGTAATTCAGTAAAATTGAAATTAAGAAGAATCCCTAAAAGAATGCTGAATGCTTTTTGGCATATATTGATAAAACCATGTTTCACTAGTAGCAATCCCATAAAAGAAAAATTAAAAATGAATAATTGGTGTGGTTCCGCCACGGCGGACAAGTTTAATAGGCAGGGATTTGTGATTGTTTGGGGAATCACAAAAAACTACCTGAAATTTTATCCCACTCAGGATGGCATAAAATATCTGAGCTCAATGAAAATGTTTGGCTAATTCCTTGATTTCAAGACTTATAAATCTAAAAATTAATTATTGAATTCGGAATGTTTTTTCTTTAAATTTTTATGAATACTAGTATTGGGTAGGATAAGGGGAGAATGTGGTCAGGTTTGGAGGGAAATGGGGAGGGTTTAGATGCAAGACTTAAGATGCAAGATGGAAGACACAAGACGCAAGACATAAGACATAAGATGTAAGACAGGAGATGTGGGATTTCAAAACTTGGGTAGCTGAGAAATGATGGAGAAAAACGTTTTCAATCCTTTAATTCCAATTCCATCACTATACAATTATCCTCCCCGCCTGCTCCAAATGTCTTTGTTCGTGGGCAATGATGATTTCAATGGCCTGTTCCAGGGTGTATACAATCAGTTTGTTGGCAGGGGAGTGGATGACGGTGTTTTTTTCAACGAAGGGTTCCATTTTTTTGATCCAGTTTTTAAGGTCTTCCTGATGTTGTTGGAATCTCGCCAAGATAGTTGTATCGCCCTGATTGATTTTAGGTTCCCATAGGGGAAAGGTCCTTTGCTTTTTATTGCCACCATCGCTGACGGATTTGTAAATCATGTCTCCGAAGAGTTTGGTGAAAAAGGGAAATCTTGCAATAAAGGCTCCGTGAAATCTGCCTTTTTCAAGCTTTTCAAAAATCGGGAAGTAAGTGCTGTTGATGGTGATCAGATGTTCCAGGTTTTCAGCAATACTCCAGGTTTTGGGATTGGGTTTGAGATGCAATTTCTCCACAGGTAGGTCTGAAAACTTTTCCAGGGAAACTTGGGTGATGCTGTCTATGGATTGTATCCACTTTTCTGTTTTTGGATTCATTTCAGTTTGGAGCAAGCTTTAAATTTACTTTCATTTCATGTATTTTCTACCAGACATTCTAGTCAATCTGAGAGGTAAGATTGGTATTGATAGAATTTGGAATGACATCGGATTTTTTAAACCTTAATTGGGCAACTTAAGACCTCGCCTGCCGTCGAAGTGACAAGGCAAGTTTTTTGATTGAATTATATGGTATTTGTGGTTCTAAAACATCAATTTCTAATTCTGTCATTGTTAATCTAAAGGAATGATAATCTTAAAAATAAAAGTAGGAATTATTTATATCCCAAGAAAGTAAGGGAAAATAGCTTTAGAAATAAAGAACTAAACCGGCTACTTTGATTGTTAGAAACTGTTTTTAACCCATTATCATGACGAAAAGCAAACCAAAAGAAAGCAGAGTCACCATGGCCTCTGCCTTTAAAACAATTATTTGGCCCCGTAGAAAGCATTTATTTTTAGGGCTTTTTTTGATTATCATTTCCAGATTGTCGGGATTAGTCCTGCCAGGTGCCAGCAAGCTATTGATAGACAATGTAATTCCTTCCAATGACCTCGAATTACTCAAATGGCTGGTTTTGGGGGTGGTGGCAGCCATTACCATTCAGGCAACCACTTCTTATGCCCTTACCCAGATTCTAAGTGTGGAAGCACAACACCTGATCTCTGTCTTGCGGTCTCAGGTTCAAAGGCACATTATCCAATTGCCCATCCGTTTTTTTGACAATACCAAAACCGGAGAACTGGTGTCCAGGATTATGACTGATGTGGAAGGGGTGAGAAATCTTGTGGGAACCGGCTTTGCGCAGATGATAGGCGGGGTTTTGACAGCGGTTATTTCCTTGGTGTTGTTGATTTATATCAGCCCGATGATGACGCTTTATGTATTGGTTCCTGTGATTATTTTTAGTTTGATTTCTCTAAAAGCATTTGGGAAAATCAGACCCATATTCCGGGAGAGAGGGAAAATAAATGCTGAAGTCACCGGTAGGTTGACCGAAACATTGGGAGGAATCAGGGTCATCAAAGGTTTCAATGCCGAAGAACAGGAAATCAAAACTTTTGAAGCCGGAGTAGAAAGGCTTTTTCTCAATGTGAAATCAAGTCTTACAGCCACAAGCTTTGTAACTTCTTCTGCAACCTTTTTATTGGGCCTAGCTTCTGCAGGTATCATGGGTATCGGTGGATATATGATTATGGATGGGCAAATGACTTTTGGGGATTTTCTGGCATTTACCCTTTATCTGGGTTTTATGATTGCTCCTATAGTGCAGATGAGCAATATAGGCAGTCAGTTTACTGAGGCCTTTGCAGGTTTGGATAGGACAGAGGAAATCATGAATTATCCTTTGGAAGATGCCCTTGGCAGCCGCATTTTAAATTTGCCGAATTTCAAAGGGGATATACGTTTTGAAAATGTATCCTTTGCCTACGAGGAAGGAAAGGAAGTGGTCAAAGGGATCAGTTTTGATGCTCCTGCAGGTTCTGTGACTGCATTGGTAGGCACCTCTGGTTCGGGTAAAACCACCATTGCAGGTTTGGCAGCTTCTTTTTTAAATCCCGATTCCGGTTTGATTACCATTGATGGCCATGATTTGCAGAAGGTCTCTTTGAAAAGTTACCGTTCGCAATTGGGAGTTGTTTTGCAGGATGACTTCCTCTTTGAAGGAACGATCAGAGACAATATACTTTTCCCAAGGCCCAATGCCACTGAACAGGATTTGCTTCAGGCGGTAAAAGCTGCACATGTTCAGGAGTTTACCGATAGGTTTGAGGAGGGATTGGATACTTTGATCGGTGAAAGAGGAGTGAAATTATCAGGTGGTCAGAGACAGCGGATTGCCATTGCCCGGGCCATATTGGCAGATCCCAAGGTTTTGGTATTGGATGAGGCTACATCTAATTTGGATACTGAATCTGAGTCACTTATACAAGCCAGTCTCAAGCGATTGATGAAAGGTAGGACTACCTTTGTCATTGCGCACCGATTGAGTACCATCAGGCAGGCAGATCAGATTTTGGTGATCGAGCAAGGTGAAATCAAAGAAAGAGGCAAACACGAAGAGCTGATTGCAAAGGAAGGTCGGTACTACCAATTGTACACTTATCAGGCAAGGATTTGATGGGTTGGAAAAAGCCTTTAAATATTCAACTTTTGTTTAGAAGCCAACCCAGCATCAATTTGATAAATGCAATCATCTGAATACTGATCAAAATCAAAAAGTCTCAGACAAAATATGCCTGAGACT
This window of the Aquiflexum balticum DSM 16537 genome carries:
- a CDS encoding peptidoglycan recognition protein family protein, encoding MVDPLEIPGMKDVRMLLKKHHSKEYGYRPIKSVTYIAIHHSLTKSGSAEAFARYHVATNNWPGLGYHFVIEKDGIMKWCNEIEKSTYHVGNSNRFSVGICLTGDFRTEKPTDLQWKSLNTLTKWLMRELSIEPENVFGHSEFSGYASKQCPCLDMDKIRLSLKEKKQPSNKPFNFAKYYPNPTGKIYRLSELFSKINHLSPPELKKINPQLTSEATTKPPDVQIQPSPEAPISQEVSSEISTYIRMMEKEGYSINYDDSKDYNLNILGLRTPNHIPNKFDDSLVVFWKFNGTWHIKKYKITTDPGTGPLLNLNKKGNSNGTAILKKGQYKDSHIIGYHKKQYRALVQANPVTVIRDNNWDNILDFDNGREFTGIFGINIHRANEHRESQQVDAWSAGCQVFANPQDFKEFMDMCTKSNLEWRKNFTYSLINV
- a CDS encoding DinB family protein, which produces MNPKTEKWIQSIDSITQVSLEKFSDLPVEKLHLKPNPKTWSIAENLEHLITINSTYFPIFEKLEKGRFHGAFIARFPFFTKLFGDMIYKSVSDGGNKKQRTFPLWEPKINQGDTTILARFQQHQEDLKNWIKKMEPFVEKNTVIHSPANKLIVYTLEQAIEIIIAHEQRHLEQAGRIIV
- a CDS encoding DUF2589 domain-containing protein, with product MAEITFDPAEFKQVPLDFIISAPLRSTIEAHKLASITTIEFIRELIGMGNQKFERKIKKVATDNNGNTTTSDETKEILVPYLALTKVPNLNFDSLSVEFEYSISQIFEDKSKKEKRGDFKIGGSPFLAKFIDIGLSGSVSSSQSQENTINKSGKLLIKLHVSETGLPQGLEKVINWMVQGIDSDLEGAEQGG
- a CDS encoding DUF4097 family beta strand repeat-containing protein gives rise to the protein MLKAVQKFGWILVSGFLLASCFAPEKTVTKDYEETFADIKEIELDGRFLEVTYEGRSGDAEVYLDAYLEAPESSAMEVRYRKSGSKLKIEVVGESMDGWNFGNQHKGYISLTGPEDIKLNLNNNSGSLEVMNVTHRVIDLKVNSGSIKAIGLEVADINLTASSGSIKGEGLTGDVRAQVNSGNISLIDVEGDVESKTSSGSLKLEDIQGLVTAKANSGSMKFINVKELGELTVTSGSIRAESSGLGENSTFNANSGSITIQTNSNLEDFNFDLSANSGSVKVGDDSSGKKLNIDNGSSNTVRGKVSSGSIRIWN
- a CDS encoding ABC transporter ATP-binding protein, with translation MTKSKPKESRVTMASAFKTIIWPRRKHLFLGLFLIIISRLSGLVLPGASKLLIDNVIPSNDLELLKWLVLGVVAAITIQATTSYALTQILSVEAQHLISVLRSQVQRHIIQLPIRFFDNTKTGELVSRIMTDVEGVRNLVGTGFAQMIGGVLTAVISLVLLIYISPMMTLYVLVPVIIFSLISLKAFGKIRPIFRERGKINAEVTGRLTETLGGIRVIKGFNAEEQEIKTFEAGVERLFLNVKSSLTATSFVTSSATFLLGLASAGIMGIGGYMIMDGQMTFGDFLAFTLYLGFMIAPIVQMSNIGSQFTEAFAGLDRTEEIMNYPLEDALGSRILNLPNFKGDIRFENVSFAYEEGKEVVKGISFDAPAGSVTALVGTSGSGKTTIAGLAASFLNPDSGLITIDGHDLQKVSLKSYRSQLGVVLQDDFLFEGTIRDNILFPRPNATEQDLLQAVKAAHVQEFTDRFEEGLDTLIGERGVKLSGGQRQRIAIARAILADPKVLVLDEATSNLDTESESLIQASLKRLMKGRTTFVIAHRLSTIRQADQILVIEQGEIKERGKHEELIAKEGRYYQLYTYQARI
- a CDS encoding DUF2589 domain-containing protein, with translation MAAGQDKKTISNNAIDDKLTLSAALLAPINSLFEVQIQAGRALLNFILQIGFKDKYSKRDLEIEEARLMEFKEKGLNVHGQKLEAGEEQIEFDEKLEDLKYREEILKTKERYYFLKNKPKLSSDEKEEYDKLVKNQADTGFLDEMYSMDFKYFDGNNVEHKISVPALALVPVQPLAIKSASFDFFMSVDSKYENYEQMQPGRSGDSIRPWMFIGPKRIKGTIGSEDSKKTSAGISIKVEVESTPIPQGLSNLLISLTQSTKIKNDL